One Vibrio pomeroyi genomic region harbors:
- a CDS encoding 5-oxoprolinase subunit C family protein, translated as MGKLKANPTLTVIKPGPLSLIQDFGRFGVAHLGLTQGGPVDDYSYSWANHLLGNPVNQAALEITLGQCVLKIDSDCEMALCGGDLQASLDGKPLDNWSTFQAFKGQVLSFGLPKNGLRAYLAIKGGFNVANTLNSSSTVTREKIGGLTQDGQPCQKGQKISFTQHDLSKPFKAVSITFRYKPDYNLPVNLRVIEGYQSELFSESAKETFYNSQYTVDQNSNRMGYRLNGDVVESPDISLLSEGIALGAIQIPQDGQPIVLLNDRQTIGGYPKIGCVARIDLPRLAQAKPGHEISFSKGDRLGLQDVWCQWAQFFGY; from the coding sequence ATGGGTAAGTTAAAGGCCAATCCAACCCTCACCGTAATCAAACCTGGACCATTGAGTCTGATTCAAGACTTTGGCCGTTTTGGCGTTGCTCACCTCGGGCTTACACAAGGTGGCCCTGTTGATGACTATTCTTATAGTTGGGCTAATCATTTACTTGGAAACCCAGTCAATCAAGCAGCATTAGAGATCACTCTTGGACAATGTGTATTAAAAATCGACTCAGATTGCGAGATGGCGTTGTGCGGCGGCGATTTACAAGCCTCCTTAGATGGAAAGCCATTAGATAATTGGAGTACCTTCCAAGCCTTTAAAGGACAAGTCCTCTCGTTTGGATTACCTAAGAATGGGTTGCGAGCATATCTGGCGATTAAAGGCGGCTTCAACGTTGCTAATACCCTCAATAGCAGCTCGACTGTGACGCGAGAAAAGATTGGAGGCTTGACGCAAGATGGGCAGCCTTGTCAAAAAGGCCAAAAGATAAGTTTTACTCAACATGACCTATCTAAACCTTTTAAGGCCGTGAGTATCACCTTCCGATACAAACCGGATTACAATTTGCCAGTCAACTTACGCGTGATTGAAGGCTATCAGAGTGAGCTATTCTCAGAGTCCGCAAAAGAGACCTTCTACAACTCTCAATACACCGTTGACCAAAACTCGAATCGAATGGGTTACCGGCTCAATGGCGATGTGGTTGAGTCTCCAGATATTTCCTTATTGTCGGAAGGCATTGCACTTGGGGCTATTCAAATTCCCCAAGATGGGCAACCTATAGTGTTGCTCAACGACCGACAAACTATTGGTGGTTACCCAAAGATTGGTTGTGTTGCGAGAATCGACTTACCGCGCTTAGCACAAGCCAAACCTGGGCACGAAATATCGTTTAGTAAAGGCGACCGATTGGGCTTACAAGATGTGTGGTGTCAGTGGGCGCAATTTTTCGGTTATTGA
- a CDS encoding FAD-dependent oxidoreductase produces the protein MNHNKTDTNQPSIAIVGGGIAGTTSAIHFSELGFKVTILEKGPSLVNGPPICHLHAGGNLYRDISVEQCLQLLTQSIDTVRLFPHTINIRPTIIAVPHSDGGEPMDLLPRLKIIKSAYAELVKQDKSNQVLGDPEEYYKLYSKEELLEIAERTQPLKPMSLDDWCIPFAKHTDLDTLKYPVAMVQEYGWSVFRLSATAQLSLGQQSNCTVLTNSRLQSVESTGDGWSLTYTDRENQSCNLTTDYLINASGFETGIVDDFVGSKQQRLVEFKAAYVTEWPFSQECKEEWPEVIFHGPRGTPQGMAQLTPYADGVFQLHGMTEGITLFEGGLVSSSTDSSQPQLPSKLLKKIVSGWSEEQLELRTRAAITHMSQFIPSFRSAQVGGKPLFGAQQIPGTDPSLRASDVSFCGERYARLEVVKASSTLEAAQKVAEQWFDITEAVSIEDTHSVTMSLTLNDIENRAIGLTQERGYPDALAKVSGQDHG, from the coding sequence ATGAACCACAACAAAACGGATACAAATCAACCTTCTATTGCCATTGTTGGTGGTGGTATTGCCGGAACCACAAGCGCGATTCACTTTAGTGAGTTGGGTTTTAAGGTCACTATCTTGGAAAAAGGGCCGAGTTTGGTTAATGGTCCACCAATTTGCCACCTGCACGCCGGCGGCAATTTGTATCGAGATATTTCTGTAGAGCAGTGTCTTCAGTTGCTCACACAGTCAATTGATACCGTCCGCTTGTTCCCTCATACCATCAATATTCGCCCAACAATCATCGCTGTGCCACATAGTGATGGCGGTGAACCGATGGATCTACTTCCGCGTCTCAAGATAATCAAAAGCGCTTATGCTGAGCTTGTTAAACAAGATAAAAGCAACCAAGTGCTTGGTGACCCGGAAGAATACTACAAGCTCTACAGCAAAGAAGAGTTGTTAGAGATAGCTGAACGAACTCAGCCCCTAAAACCCATGTCGCTCGATGATTGGTGTATTCCTTTTGCTAAGCACACAGATTTAGACACGCTGAAATACCCAGTTGCTATGGTTCAAGAGTATGGTTGGAGCGTATTCCGACTCTCTGCCACGGCTCAACTGTCTTTAGGTCAGCAATCTAATTGCACCGTGTTAACCAACAGCCGTTTACAGTCGGTTGAATCAACTGGTGACGGTTGGTCTTTGACTTACACCGATCGTGAAAACCAAAGCTGCAATCTAACAACTGATTATCTGATTAATGCCAGTGGCTTCGAAACGGGCATTGTTGATGACTTTGTTGGTTCTAAGCAGCAGCGATTAGTCGAATTTAAAGCCGCGTACGTGACAGAGTGGCCATTCTCGCAAGAGTGTAAGGAAGAGTGGCCAGAGGTTATCTTTCATGGCCCTAGAGGCACACCACAAGGCATGGCTCAACTAACTCCGTATGCTGATGGTGTATTCCAACTTCATGGTATGACAGAAGGGATAACGCTATTTGAGGGCGGGCTTGTTTCATCGTCAACGGATTCATCACAGCCTCAGCTGCCATCCAAGCTTCTTAAGAAAATTGTATCAGGTTGGAGCGAGGAGCAACTGGAACTAAGAACTCGAGCTGCGATTACGCATATGTCTCAGTTCATCCCAAGTTTTCGTTCTGCACAAGTTGGTGGTAAGCCTCTGTTCGGGGCGCAGCAAATCCCCGGAACTGACCCTAGCTTAAGGGCTTCTGACGTGTCTTTCTGTGGTGAGCGTTATGCTCGACTTGAAGTAGTAAAGGCGTCTTCAACGTTAGAAGCAGCACAAAAAGTGGCAGAACAATGGTTTGATATTACTGAAGCGGTTTCTATTGAAGATACTCATTCAGTGACAATGTCACTTACATTAAATGATATTGAAAACAGAGCGATAGGTTTGACTCAGGAGCGCGGTTACCCAGATGCGCTTGCTAAGGTATCAGGTCAAGATCACGGTTAA